The Apostichopus japonicus isolate 1M-3 chromosome 14, ASM3797524v1, whole genome shotgun sequence region ggtataaggggagggggtgtccccctccccttttgattttttttttggaatcctggtgatgcctacatgtaaaatggtggcacttagaaaggcttttgtcaccccaaattttctgagaaatatgcatttttttgtgtgtaacatcaataaattgaatagtaggtgataattcattctttcccgtggcatgaaaatgttcgctgctagccccaatgaaaagaaatataggctaatttgaggttcaaatgatgctgtaaaggaggttttatactctattatgctaaatgctaaagaaatgatggttgctaagtcaaaaattgatgcaattttttttatgtatacttgacaattacaatgcgggtttttcagacgcttgtgcgggtcagcgggtttgggtgccgggtctaattcccgcgaattgcgggtcagttgggagctctgcatttaattttaaaccagaaaacgaaaaggtttagactagtctaccactgctattcctctcgattttttaaatttccaatcatatgatttagcggatgttcggaaacactttttggctcacctttggggggggggccatggccccccttggccccccccttggatccgccagtgagtAGTGATGACACAATTCATCCAACTTTGGCAAAACCATGGACGTGTGGGCTCCACCCAACATCAACCTAAAATCTTAACTGAATCTAACTGCTGATTAAACACCCAAGAAACGATGTCCCTCGTAAAATGTTTATTTGCCATTTCTATGTTTTACACCCAGTTGTACCCCTACAGGATTTTCATCCGCAAGTAGTAGGTACTGCTTATTATATGCAACTATTCGTCTTAAAAACGTTCACTCCATCAGGCAGGAGATGCGTCCTGTTTCTATGACATGAAATTGGGTCGTCGTCGAGTGGAGCACCACGACCATGCGGTTGTCAGCGGAAGATTAGCTGGGGAAAACATGACAGGAGCTGCCAAACCTTATTGGCATCAATCAATGTTTTGGTAAGTTAATAATGAACCTCTTCAAGAATGGTCAAAGGCTAATTCAGTCGGCCCAATATACAGGTGGAAAAAACATTGCTAACCGTATTCAAGAATTATTCTGCAAAGATGTTTTACAAAAGGAAAAGCGATTTGATGTTGGCACGAAATCGTTTATTATAATGTTATCAGTTTTTGGATACCTCTGATTTTATCTCCTTCATTTTTTTCCACCCCCCTGTTCTTCATCAAGGAGTGACCTCGGTCCTAATGTAGGCTACGAAGCTATTGGAATCGTAGATTCTAGTTTAGAGACAGTCGGTGTCTTTGCTAAAGCCACAGAGAAGGACACTCCAAAAGCAGTTGTAGAGGCCACAGGGGAGAGTATACGATCAACCACAGAGGAGGTGAGCTATTAGTTTGATTCTTCCTCCATAGTTTGTGAATTTAATTAACAAATATGTATCAAACAGGGTTTTAGCATGCCACTTGTAACAGAAAGGAAAGAATtatgtgatttcttttctacctttgggacaaaaactattatcctaacacactgtagcatatgcaaactggagcctataccgcaatttttgcaaagttctgtgatttttttttaacccaggCTCACCCCTGTTTGATAGGCTGGGGCAAGGAAAGGAGAAGTGAGAGATATCAACTTCAAAGGCTATTTCACCAATGGTGCCTTCAGTTCAGTCATGGttaatatttcttgttctctgaTTTAATCTTATTATTTATAGGCTGCCCCAAGTCAAGCTCCAACAACATCCACCGCTGAGCCACCAGTTCAGAGCTCGACAGAGGATTACGGAAAAGGAGTGGTGTTTTACATGAAGGATGAAACAGTCGTCGGTATCGTGTTATGGAATGTCTTCAACAGAATGCCAATTGCCAGAAGGGTTAGTTTCCTCCCTCTTGGTTATTGATCGACTGTTCTACTTACAAATTATTTCTGATCACTCTCATGTCCCAAACTCTTTACAACAGTTTTTGTGTCTCGTTCGTTTTCAGTTTAATTTGTTATAAATTCTGGCCTAGCATTTACAGAAATAACATGACTGCACTCCTACAAATTCACACAAATTAAAGTAGTTTATTTTACACATCCTTATTCCTCTTGTTTCTTTCTCACAGGTCATCAAAGAAGGCAAACAGTACAGTGACCTCAGTGAGTTAGCCAAACTCTTTAGCCTTTATGACAAAGAGGATTAGAGACCGAAGTCCAACGGAGAGAGGAGGGCATTGATTGAAATATCGTGATAACTTGCAATTAGTCGTGAGATGTGAAAGAGGAACAATGAAGAACCAAATGAAAACTCATTCAATATTATAATAGACACAGACTCAGAGAGTGGATTCTTTATCGCATGATTTAAAATGTATTCCTAGGGATAAGGCTTGATGTGTCCAAACAATTTTCATGTGAAAGTCCGAGCACATTCAATTCAGGGAGGGGGACCTTTCTGATGCATTCTTAATTAAGAAGCAGATGCACTGTGACTTCTGATTGGTCAGCCTGTCTCTGAAAGGATACCGGCACTGATGGTGTGAGGTTTTAATTTCTATCCAGGTGGGATCAAATGATTTCATTGATTCTACATTTGATAAGGGGAACCACATTTCACTACTTCTTTTTATAGATGGCTGTATGCttcatatttgcatattcaacAGGCTTGGATTATCAACATACGTCCGTCATTTTGGTAGACTAGTTGAATGTAACGAAGCCACAATGGTGCTTTATAATTCATACTAGAAACATGACAAGCTGATCATGTCATTGACAATGTTGGATTTAATAGGTGTTGGTCAGTTTGTCAAAGTGACCAGAAAACAAGCATCATCGTTTCATGTGAAAGACTTGGAAAGCagacattgtaatatttagGAGTCTTGTGTGAATCTGGAAAAAAGCCAAGTGGTCTGTGACTTGAAATTTAATTCTTTAGTGGGAATCTGTTGAACAGTTTACTTGTAATTGCAGAAGTatgtatttcaattttttgttgaGCTAAGATGGTAGCTAAAAGATGTATCATGTGAATCAAAGCTGAAGTAATTTGGTCAGAAAAGAATCAGTTCAACTGACAATTATTACCAAAGAGCATGTGtgtgatgatgacatcacaataaTTCTGAAAGACAGTTTCAGGGGACATATTCAGTTTATAAAGAAGAGAATTTATCAACAGTATTTGAAAGTGTGAAAAGAGGTATACAATGGAATGAAATTCCACTAAGAGCAAGAGAGGTAGAGACTTAAAATTCCTTGCTATGTTCTTAACACAAGactgggaaagaaaaaataaaatatttgagaCATTACTATCAAATTTGGTTTTCTTCTTGTGTTAAGATGACAGAACTCATTGTTAGGACTGCATTGTGGttcttttttgaatttttttgaatTAGCATTTCACAAATATTTTGATCTATTTCTAACTAATGAACATATAAATTCCATACACAGTGGCTCCAACTATGTGACATTTTCTGATGTCCCTgctattaaagggtgtgaagactcgcgcacaaagaaatgtctcatgccagtaatctgacctagtttcgaatgaggtgtaacagaagtgttagacaccaccatcgatcccagagaatacacacacagcttgctaaggtcggtaattagacactagtgtacagttaatacataaagctatggtcaatacccacaacacagtgtacatagcaggcTAGCAGCGATGggcatctcaggtctagataaaagataacaaggtatcacgtttcattgctgtctgcattttgtagcgacaagaaggaaacttcacttgcaagcaacggaaagttaactttttcagagcgcggcacgcggtttggggtgagtcttcaaggATTTGTTCTCCATAGCACTGAGATGTGGTCGTGTCAACTTTTTGTCACCGAAGATGAAGATAATGTTATTCCacagaaaatattgaaaagattaattttaaatggGATATGGATAATAACCTGATGTTACATACATTATTTCTGGAATAACCTGTGAGGATATGTAAAAACTAACTTGAAGTTAAAATTACTATCAAAATCTACTGGAATGATTTGTAGGATTTAAAAGAGGACAGTAATTGTCAGAAAAGGGCCTCGATGTTTTGTGATTCGATTAATTTTTATGacaaaaagtgaaaagaaaacaaccaGATTGTGTTCACAATGACAGCTCTCATTTATTGACAAACAACTGCAAAAACTTCACACTTTTATACAATTACACTCctacattttatatttgaatttttatgGAAGACATTATATTACAATGTCTGGTAAAATGTAAGTCCTTACTAATAAATAACACTTcaaacaaattatgaaaacttAACTTGGGAATGTGATATACTTCTTTCTACAAAGGTGTTATCatttatgaaaacattattacaAACAAGGGAATCTTGGACtaatttattacaaaatgaGCTGAGTAGCATTATCTTTATGTTCATTATTTTCCAAGCATAATTAATGATCCTCAAATTGGCAGGATATGCTGAAGAGCTTCCAAAGACTAGCAAATCATTTCAAGCAGTAGCTTCATTGATAAACATTCAATCACAACATCCAGGGCATTTTCAGTCCCTGGTTTTTTGCAAAGAGTAAAGCCTATGGAACTGAAGTAGCCGTTTATTGGTTGTCCTGATCAATATAAAGCtatgtttatttgtatttatagtCCCTTTCGCCTACAGTAAAACTTTGATAATGCACACTGAACGAGTTTAAGTGAACCAGGAATGTTACCAAAACTGCATCTGATTAGCATATTTTTACCTTACAATAGGTGATTACAATAACTATAAACCTGGGTGCTTACCTTAACGAATAGTGATTGGGGAGGTCCTAAGTTTACAACTAACTGGAAGCAGTGAAATCCCTCTTTTGGATTGTAGTATATCAATGGTTGTTGATTTTATTACTACTTCAGACAAAATCATTCTTccaatttatttctttatatggATCTGTCCACTGCTTGATTTTCCACATCAATTAATTTCAAAGACACCACACATTAATTGAGTCACGGAACTTCAGTCACAGAACCAAGACTAGGGTACAAACATGGGTGGTTCACCAGTCCCtcctgagagagagagagaaggtaATGGAATTGCAATAAACATTAACCATCACTATTTGCTTCAGAAGATAACACTATCGCTGAGTGCTGAACTAGCCAGCTCATCCCTTCCCATACTCATCTTACTCTGCTCACAAAGCATTGCATGGCACGCATGTTGTAGTACCATCTTCATGCCTCGTGGAAAGTAAAATTCAGTCCAAATCTGAGTCTGAATCCTCGTCATAATCCCTCCCTCGGatgattttcttgcttttcgGTCCTAGCAGATTAGCTTTGGGCTTGCCTGCCACCGGCGGTTCAGAGAGATTGCCACTGTAATCTATAACTCCACCACATCCCAACCGCCACTCCAGCATCTCCGTAGGAAAATCATCAGTCCCACCAAGATCACCAAATCTGTAGTAAAACGGGAAATGATTTgaactttgaaaatattgaattttgagAATCAAAAAAATTAGCTCATTTTTGTCAGTAAGAGAAAGTCATAGCTTAGATAGAGAGAGAGTAATTTACAATGTCATATCGTATGAGCACTCACCCTACGACATAATCCTTAGTTTTCCCTTCGAGGATCAAtgctaaagttggaagtacaGTGATCTTCAGTTTCTCGGTGAGGAATGGCGACTTCTCTGCATCGATTTTCAAAAACCTTGTCTCGATGTGCTTATTCGCTAAAATGTTCATATGTTTGTCCACAATCTTGCATCTGAATGTGCTTTCTCTATAGAAATGACAGACaacttttttgctttttttacaTTCCTGGAAGAATTCCTTTTCCCCAGGAACCTCTGTGTAGGTGCCGTGGCCTATTGCTAGCCACTCCCGCTTCTGTTCTTGGCCCTTTTTAAGAGCATCTAACCGCTTCTGTCGTAGTATGTCCATCTCGTCACGGTCCATGTGGTCTAACTTTGCAATCTCAGCATCCAGCTGGTTCTCTATCACCTCGGTGGCCTTCAAGACCTGCTGTTGTACAGCATTTTCCATTGCACCTTGGTTCATATTGTACTCTAAACtatccttttctttcttttaactGTTCTAGGAAATAAGGAAAGAAACAATGATTATTTTCAGTGAACGGTGAAATAGCCTACTATAGCCAAGCCGGGTGCCGTTCTTCTCCGCTaacggtactttccgctgaCAAAAAAA contains the following coding sequences:
- the LOC139979897 gene encoding thioredoxin domain-containing protein 9-like; the encoded protein is MNQGAMENAVQQQVLKATEVIENQLDAEIAKLDHMDRDEMDILRQKRLDALKKGQEQKREWLAIGHGTYTEVPGEKEFFQECKKSKKVVCHFYRESTFRCKIVDKHMNILANKHIETRFLKIDAEKSPFLTEKLKITVLPTLALILEGKTKDYVVGFGDLGGTDDFPTEMLEWRLGCGGVIDYSGNLSEPPVAGKPKANLLGPKSKKIIRGRDYDEDSDSDLD